AACGCGATCCCAGTTTGTTtttttgggcttttactcagactttaaAGCTCCAACTTGTTCGATTTAGCTCCAAATTATCCTTTTAACTCGAAATCATTTCcttcaaggcataaaacacatagtAAGTGCAAACCAcaatcatttaagctcaaacacaAATAAAGTGCAGTAATTAGAGTGCAAGCTACGACTAAAACACGGGTTTCTACCCTaccatcaataccccacacttaaaccattgctcgttctcgagcaatcaaactacaatTCACACAGAGACGGCCTTCTAATCAAACAACTTCCCTAACGCATCATGCCAAGAATATTTAAAGTAGACTAAGCACCATAACATAACATTCTAGCCTTAGGACTCGACTCAAAAGCACCacgtattttttcaaaaatatgttcACTTGCTCTAACACAGAGGCCAAAGACCTTACCTTTCCTCTATAAATCATGTGTCTGCACACTAAAAACAGAGAGTAGTTCTACACATAATAAATTCAAGAACAAATAGGAACTCCAAATAGAaggaattcactcactctcagaaccAACATATACCTCACACACTCATTGGTACATAACTCACTTAATATTGGATCTACCCGACActctgtcaaagaagttaagCAAAGTCGAGATAAAATAAATTAAGGCACCTATACAAGAATCAATAAATGAACCTAGATGTCACACGTAAGACACTCACCACTCTCAAGGCACAACAAAGTTAAGAAAATTACCTCCAATTAGCACTATGACTCAAAACTCTTTATTCCTGCAAAAAGAATAACTAACTATACCTGGTTCAAGAAAAACCCTTagaaaagaaccgcggcacaaaAAAACCAAGGGTAAATtgttacactacctaaaaaaacAAACCAACAATAACTGGcctaattttttttaactttagTCCTTTAAGAAGACAGTCGACGAAATCCATCGTCGAAAAAggcaaaaaaaattcaaattgtACTAACGACAAAAAAACAAACATATACATATTTACATACCCCACACCACATTTTAAATATTGGCATGTCCCTATGTCATACAAATAAAAAGCAAGAGGAAAAGGAAACACCCTTGAATCATCTAGTTTAGGTCTGAATCGAAGTGGGGATCTACTTTACCCGCCAGACCCAGTGCACACATCATGCTGAagctttctttttcccttgtttGGGTACGTGATAACTATAGATTTTAAcctatcttatgctctcttttgcttaggttttggataaaaaatgtgtaaaagtattcccgaaaactaattTACTGTGATtatttgcagggtttggtcaaaatgatGCAAAGAAGCCAAACTAAACTCATGAAGGAGTAAACCTGCACAGACTAAAGACTGGGAACTGGAGTGCAGAAAGCGAACAAAATACATGGCCGCGTGAGGACCACTGCTGAGGCATCCAAAAATACGCGGCCTGTGAAAGTAAAGTTCAGAGAGCCTAATTTGAGCACAAGTTCTACCGCTAACCGCTATGGAAAAGCGCGGCCGCGGAATATCTGACGCGGCCGCGATGGTATTTTCGCTGAGAGAGGTGATTGAAGTTCAGAAACCCTACAGGTCATGCTTAATAGAAGAACGCGGTCCGCGTCCAAATTATACGGCCGCGATTGAAGCACACGCGGACACGGATGAAATTATGATGTCCGCGAAACCAAGTCCAACCCAAGCCCACAATTGAAGAAACGTGGACCGTGCTTGCTATTGCACGGCCGCGAATGTCCAAGCGCGGACGCGGTCAGAATTATGCCTCCGCAAATTCTccacaggggcatttttgtctaggcattttagcctagtataaatatatctttttcacatttttaggttatGTTATGTTTTGTTGAACACGTGAACAACTGGTTTTTACCTTtctgagtaattttagagtagatTTACCTTTAATCTTTAGATTTTCATCCTGTATTTGAAtcttatggcttatatttcatttTCATCTTTGATTTCTGCTATTTTCATGAGTATctaaacccatagctagggttgtgacccaaacCTACTGTGGATATTTAATGGGTCTTGAACtttagggcttaattgtttatgggttagtgatatttagcctaattcatgctttaattgtagaattggtagttgcaaatattgatttgTGCCTTTATGAtttagactcttcttgagaaagaggtactaagtctaggaaaattaggctaacaaggaatttgGGGTGCATTTAAGAGAttaatagccccaattaaagggttaaacctagagatagtaatacccgacttgagccaatatcATTTGTTATGCATGaacacccatttggacttgagaaagccaaattgggcaaagtcactcaaactaccgagaggtatagagtgagcacTTATGTGTGATagttatatcacgaccccaatCATAACAAGTTTGCCATGACTTTTCGATACTcattagatatccacctaggcgGAAGTCACTGCCCTAATCCCTTTTAATCTTTgaaaacaaccaacaaaaatattgtacttagtttTAACTATTGCATGTTATAGAATAGAAGTAGAATACAAAACCACccatttgtggaagtgcaatttagAGCAAAACCCCCATCTCTACTCGGATATAAACCTAACTCCAATCTAATTAactccatgtggattcgatcctGACCTTTGTTGGataaaactgcatcgaccatccttgctactcaatagtagtgcaagcttggacccgatcaatttttggcgccgttgccgggagTTAAACGATTTTATCTATATCTCCGAgtatttttgtgttttatttttctttccttccaaTTTTCTAATTTGTTTGTGAATTGCGTTTAGGTACAAAATGGCTCTTAACAATGATGCTCCCGGAAATTTGCCAttggggaggaggtagatgatgaaaATGTAGATGAGATTCAACCCGAACCTCAAGCACAAAGGAGAGGTCGGCCGCCTCATGATAATATTCTAAACCCTCCCCCACCTCCAGCAAGGGCAGCACACCAGATATTGCCCAATGAAAGGATATGCAAGTGCATTAGTTCCGCCCCGGATTAGGACAGGCAACTTCCAAATAACCAACATCATACTTACACTCTTGGAACAGAGGGGTTTCTTCACCAGAGTTTCACACCAAAATGCCTACAAGTATCTCAAGGGTTTTGttgatacatgctgggggagcaagcaaaccaaCATTTCTAAGGTCGTACTGAGGTTAAGTATATTCCCATTTTATCTAAGGGGGAAGGCTTTGGATTGGCTTGAAAGGttgcccaaccattccatcactacttgggatgagttggccgagAAATTCATAGCAAATTTCTTCTCGCTGGGACATATGGCGACGCTGAGAGATGAAATCCTTGCCTTTAAACAAGAGCCAaatgaaccacttcatgagatTTAGAAAAGGTATCGGACGATGGTTAAAGAATGTCTGAACAATGACATGACCAAAGCCACGATCTAACAAACATTCTACCGTGGCATCAATACTACCAACCAGTGTGTAGTTAACCAACTCGCCGGGGGAAACTTCATGAACACACCTTATGCTGAGgtgtgtgatatacttgatgagatggcggaTACTTCCTCGGCATGGCAAAGCCAGCTAATGTGCCACAAGGTGATCCCTATGTAATTTACCTACATAAAGAGCTCCATGACCACGACCAAGCTATAGCCGAGTTGACTACAAACATGAACTAGTTGGCCACAgctcagttgcaacaagttcaagggccAAAACCAGTGAATGCCATGGAAGGGGTAAATATGATGGTCAATAAGAGGAGGCAAAGAGGTCAACAAAGTCAAGGAAACCTGGATCAATTTGAGCAAGGTAGTAGTGGTTACAATCAAGATGATGTGTATGATGACCAACGTAAAGAGGTTCAGTATGTGAACAACAACCAAGGACAACGGGGCAATACTCCGAATCAACAACAATagtggagatcccaaggaaattggggaaatcaaaaccaacaaggaaattggaacagtggtaacaacaacaatcaaagcaaCTAGGGGAACACCAATCAAAATTGGGGCAACCAAGGTAACCAAGGCAACTGGGGTGGCACTAACAATAGCATTTGAGGGAGGCAATAACAACCAAGGGGTTGGAATAATAATCAAGGGAATCGGGGCggggctttcaaaggcctccgatgtttcaacaaccaaacaacccgccTCCATATCCAACACAAGGTCCTAGCTCGTCCAACAATGATATGGGACGGATTGAGTcaatgtttgagcaaatgatgaagaaaaatgcCGACTCCGATTCCCAATTGGCATCCCACAATAATTCTATCCTCAACTTGGAGGtccaacttggccaaatttctcaagcTATGAATACTCTCCCTAAGGGGACAGTACCTAGTAACatggtagtaaacccgaagggagGAAATAATACAGGCCATGCTATGGCGGTAACTTCAAGGAGTGGTAGAGGTGGAGTTGCTAGTACCTCTAATGCAAGAAAGGTTGTAAAtgatgatgtgttggtacaaGATGATGATGAGACAAGCAATGATGTGCAAGTGAGTGATGAGAATGTGAATAAAGAAGCGAGAATTGACATTGATGACAATGTGGATGAAacacaaaatgatgtgaacccgtctagggaacacgtgatagacATACCAGAAACGGTAGTGCCTAAAGCCAAaactcctttgccaaggccacctccaccatACGCTTAAAGGCTTGCTAAACAAAATAATGAGAATCCATTCAAGAAATTTATTGATATGATAAAGAGTTTGTCgataaatgtgcctttggtggaatctctagaacaaatgccaggatatgccaagtttatgaaagacttgaTAACCAAGAAGAGATCCATGAATTGTGAAACGCTCAAgatgacacatcaagtgagtgccattgtAAATTCCATGTCCCCAAAGCTAGAGGACCCCAGTGCTTTTACAATCCTGTGCACTATTGATAGTGCCAATTTTGCCAAAGCTTTGTGAGACTTGGGGGCAAGCATTAACTTGATGCCGTATTCCGTGTTCAAGACATTGGGGATTAGGCAACCAAGGCCCacttccatgaggttacaaatggtggatagaacaatgaagagaccattggggaTCATTGATGATGTGCTAGTTCAGGTCGACAAGTTCATACTTCCCGCGGATTTTGTGATTCTTGACTGCAAGGTTGACTATGAGTGTCGATCATATCggggagacctttcctagctacaagGAAGGATTTAGTtaatgtggaagcaggggagctcaccttccaggtgggtgatgaaaaattTGTGTTCCATGTCTGCAAGTCAATGAGGCAGCCAAATACCAACGAAGTATGTTCATTTGTGGATCTTGTGACCGAGGTAATTGTTGATGACACCAGTGATGTGATTAATATGGAGGACCCTTTAGAAGTTATGTTGTTGAACCATGATGTGACTGAGGATGAAGGCTTAGTTGAATGTGTCAATGCTTTACGAGGAATGGGTTCATATATATATGAGCCCCGAaaactttccttggatcttgagaatcggaagactccaccaacaaagcctcaatcgaggagcctcccacattggagttgaagcctttgccttcacaccttaggtatgaattcttgggccctttgttcaactttacctgttattctttcttcgtgCTTAACTTACGTGCAAGTAGATGCCACCCTTGTGGTGCTCCAAAgaaggaagaaggcaattggatggactttggctgacattcaaagccccgccttttgcatgaaCAAGATTATACTAGAGGATAATGCCAAACCCTATgtagaacatcaaaggaggtttaatgaggccatgcaagaggtcATCAAGAAGGAAATTATCAATTGGCTAGATGCATGGGTTGTGTACCCTATTttggatagttcatggacttcatcggtacaatgtgtgccaaatAGGGGGGGGGGTTTGACTGTGGTTACAAATGAAAAAAATGAGTTGATCCTCACTAGGACTGTCACtggatggagggtatgcatggattaccggaagctgaacaaagTGACCCGCAAAGACCATTTTCTattgccctttcttgaccaaaTATTGGATAGACTTACCGGGCGTGCCTACTATTGCTTTTTTgatgggtactcaggttacaGTCAGATTTTGATTTCACCGGAAGACCAAGATAAATCTACCTTCACATGTCCGTATGGCACATTTGCATTCTcacggatgccatttggtttgtgtaatgcaccggctaccttTCAGTGGTGTATGGTGACAATATTTACAGATATGTTGGAGGACATCCTTGAGGTGTTCATGGATAATTTTAGTATTGTGGGTGACTCCTTTGAAGAATGCTTGGGTAATCTTGAcaaagtgttggcccgatgtgaagagacTAACCTAGTGCTTAATTAGGAAAAGTGCCACTTTATggttgaggaaggcattgtcctcgaccataagatctcaaagaacggTATCAAAGTGGACAAAGCgaagattgaagtgatttcaaaatTCCCTCCTCCCacttctgtcaagggagttaggagctttcttgggcatgcgacgctctatcgtcggttcatcaaggatttctcaaaagtggtgaatcccttgtgcaagttgttggaaaaggatgcaaagtttgtgtttaatgatgattgcatgaaagCTTTTGAGTTTCTCAAGTATACAttgactaccactcccatcatcaccacacccaattggagcttgccatttgagctcatgtgtgatgctagtgacattgCGGTAGAAGCGATTTTGGGGTAAATGATCAACAAGATATTTTATCCggtctattatgcaagcaaaacGAGGAATGACGCCCAAGTAAATTATACGGTAACCGAGAAAGAGTTGCCAGCCATTGTTTTCACCATGGAAAAGTTCAGGCCATATCTCATGGGTACCAAAGTGATTGTGCACACTGATCACGCGGCACTCCGTtatttgatgacaaagaaggactCTAAGGttaggttgatgagatgggttcttttgcttcaagagtttgaccttgaaatTATTGATCGGAAAGAGAGTTAAAACCAAGTGCTGGGCCACTTGTCTCGCTTGGAAGATGAGAGGAGGCCCTATGATGGCCTCGAAATTAATGATTCGTTCCGGGTGAACAACTCTCTTATGTCTTTGAATAATATGCCTTGGTTCGCCGATATGGCTAACTTTCTTATGACCGGCATTGTCCCGAgtaagctctcttctaaccaaatgaAGAAGCTTAAACGAGAcagcttggattattattgggacgagccatatcttttcaagatttgtaatgatggtgtgattcagagatgtgttccggaagaggagcaaatgagtattcttgatgcttgCCACTCCTTGCCCTACGATGGTCATCATGGTAGGGAGAGAACTACTTCAAAGGTTCTCGGctgtggattttattggcctatACTGTATAAAGACATTGGTGAGCTTgttaagagatgtgatgagtgtcagagAGCTAGTGGAATTTCtaagaaggatgaaatgcctctcaccactattcttgagatTGATATCTTTGACGTGTGGGGCATCAACTTCATGGGTTCATTTGTGAGTTCATGTAGTAACACTTACATTCTGGTTGCtattgattatgtttccaagtgggttgaagcggtgactttgcccaacaatgaggcacgaagtgtggtggcgttcttaaagaaaaatatctccacgaggtttggcactccaaggGGGATCATAATTGTTGGgatttctcatttttgcaataaggtCTTTGATACTTTActctccaagtatggtgtcaatcataaagtatcaaccccttatcatccccaggctagtggacaagttgaggtctctaacagagagataaagagcatattatcaaaaactgtcaatgcaaaccggactgattggtcaaggaaacttGATAATGTTTTGTGGGTTTACAAAACTACGTAAAAGACTCTGATTAGTATGTATCCATACCGGTTGGTCTTTGGGAAATCATGCCATCTCCCGATtaagttagagcacaaggccatgagGGAGCTGAAGAAGTTAATTTGAATGGGATGTAGCTGCAAATCTTCGGGTAGAGCAActaaatgaacttgatgagttccaCTTTCATGCTTATTCCAACTCGtgcttgtata
The Nicotiana sylvestris chromosome 11, ASM39365v2, whole genome shotgun sequence DNA segment above includes these coding regions:
- the LOC138881614 gene encoding uncharacterized mitochondrial protein AtMg00860-like translates to MVEEGIVLDHKISKNGIKVDKAKIEVISKFPPPTSVKGVRSFLGHATLYRRFIKDFSKVVNPLCKLLEKDAKFVFNDDCMKAFEFLKYTLTTTPIITTPNWSLPFELMCDASDIAVEAILG